Within Ipomoea triloba cultivar NCNSP0323 chromosome 9, ASM357664v1, the genomic segment tgataatgtagtgtagataaggcaaaggagaagaagaagaacaagaacacaAGATCACCAAAGCTCAAAAACCACCTTTTATTCATCcatcaacatgtatatatatacaatagtacAACTCTTCATTTCTCAACATAATGAGGGAGTTGGAAAGTGGCAAATGAAAAGTCTCAAAATAATGGCcattagtaatatatttataacactcccccttggccattatttaatcatattcatacctcgttaaaaacctcgctagaaaaaccctttgggaaaaacctagacgaggaaaagagtacacgaAATATGTTAAACCATTGTGTTGCACCGGTTGcttcattaaaaaccttagcctaaaaaaacccagtgggagaaaaacttagctaagggaaaagagtacaaccataagccttccgggcataatcttcaagatttctaAGGTCTTCAGGACTATCCATTCAAGTGCACATATATTAGTTGCCTTATTAAAAACCTTAGTCttagaaaacccagtgggaaaacttaggtaaggaaaaaagagtacaaccatatgcTTTCAGAGCATAATCTTTAGGATTTCAAAAGTCTTCTAGACTTTCCATTCTAGTGTAGCTAGAGGTTgtcgctccccctgaagataacaaccTTCTAAGCCTGTGCATcgcaattttataaacattttactcAAAATTGGATACAGGCAGAGACTTGGTGAACATATCTGCCAGATTGTTCACGAGGGCGAACTTTCTCAACAAGAATTTTACCAATCTTCTGGAGTTCATGTGGGTAGTAAAACTTAGGTGCAATATATTTTGTAAGGTTCTCATTAACAAACCTATTACTTGCTTGGGCAACACAATCTTTATTTGTCCACCTGGGACATTCGGGGTAAAAATATAGCATAACCAGtttgggacttggcatcatggggatcaaaataaaagagccagtacccaagtagcccgCCAAAACCACgtattggtttctcacataaatatcataatctttatacCTCGAAGATGCTAGAGGATATGTTAAACatcatttcaatatttcattgtagAGGAAGCACTAAACgttgctagcaatttcatcGCAAATTCAATATCAGGCCTGATGCGACTATGGAACTTCTAGTTCCATAATAGTGCtccaataacaacaataatggaCTTCCAATCCCAAAATATCCTTATTATCATTTTCGAGTCTAAATAGTcccttatctacttcaagagattattggactaccgttagtgtgataagtaaatgatacttattcatataaaacatcttcaagacatttttcaagtaggctaactgATATATAAAACTCTTTCAAAGAGAATCTCAATCTTCAGGTCGAGGCAATACTTGGgtttcccaagtctttcatttcaaaactcCGTCTTTCAGCATGAGCTAATATCACCAAGCTCTTTATGTGCTTCAATAACATATAAACCATCAATATCGACtgagaagataaaataaataactccATTAGCAATTCTTTAACGAACACATAATGAtacatattatttgcatattccATTCTTCGGGAGGAAAACACTCGgtcaataatattcaagtcATAAAAAGACTTTAGTAATTTAATGATGCATGTTGCGATTTTCACTTTCCTCATTTCAAAAGTGTTGAATCCATCAGGgatttacagataaatattagCATCTGATGACCCATAAGTTTGCGGTCATGACATTcatcaactgcatatctaaatttacaattcactgCCAATGATGTGGGAGAGTacatttgattaaaatcaattcaGGGTCTCTGCGTAAACCCTTAAGCTGCCAGTCTCGCTTTATATCATACCACCAAATTGTTTGTATTTCTCTTTTGTACAAACACCCATTTGTAACCTGCTGGGTTAACATTAAATGGTGTACATATTATAAAGAGAATACAGTTTTAGCGAGCTGAGCTGTacatgccttaattgctcttttatacattaaaaaattaggGCACTACTGGTGCCTAGCTCTGGATCCAGATTCTTATATATTGAGAGCAATTTATAaggcaattgtgttgtcgacaactataatatttttcataaaatctcccatatataaaattcatggcAATTTCTAAATCAACCAGACTCTAGCCATTTCCCAAAGATATTTTTATCTGGTTGTTCCGCATCCCCAATATTATGATTTTGGGTGCACCTGTAAATTTATTGGGGGTTTTCGTCTTCTGGACGAATGTCTTCAAGACATACTTctttaagagatttcaagagTGACGAAATTTTCTACTAGCTTGATTTAGCTTTCCGCGGATTCTTGTCTGTTATACCAATATGTCTCCACGCTTCTTGCGTCAAGGAGCATTGGTAAATACATATATGGTCCAAGTTGGGGAAGATATATGagacctagtcactcttttTATCAGTATATAAATTGGCATATTAGatatcttctgaacttctaTTTCAGTTTACctcttctgaacttctagttcaatCTACCTAATACGTGGGTTTAAATACTGAAAATCTTTTTCATCAATCATTCTATGAAATTTCTCGgcattttataaaatttgggcttttatctccccctaatgccgtgaaacgaTCTTCATCAAGTGTGCAGTTAGCAtacctaattatatattgatctcaTATCATGGGCTCAAGTATTTAAACAACAGACGGAGGCTTTGATAGCCCTTGGAGGTACGCAATGGCGgtgatatagtaaaatagaCTGCACACTATGAACAAAACGCAGACAGGGAAATGTTTGATCTTATACCACGTATTAGGAGCTAGGGGGAATAATTATGATATGCAGTGGGTCAGATTCTGATAGCATATAAAACTGATGTCCCCGACAAGAAAATACATAGTTTAAGAATTTTCTTCCATAAAATATGCTTTAtataatatgcacttgaaggaaTCTGActcaccaaaaaaatatttgccCAAGGCAACTCACTAACTCATCCCATATTATCATATCATTTGGGTCTTTaaagctttaaaaaaatgtacCGCAACATATGAAGTACTCAAAACATATACGCAATCATCTATGATCAAATATGAAAGCATACATATCAAATGATATCATAAGAGTACACAATAATCATAGGAAAACTGGGAAGCTTGTCAAATAATATAGATCTTCAAGATCTCCCAAACATCTCTATCCTCAATCTTCCATTAGTTTCACTCATTGGTTAATTTGCTTCGTGCAAATTCACATGATATAATTCACTCCCTCATTTGCTTCGAGCAAACTGATATGATATAATTCATTCCTTCGTTTGCTTCGGACAAACTGATATAATGTCATTTGTTTCTATCTTTCAAACAAATAACATCTAAATTAATCATATCATGTATGTCATAAGTCAATGATCATTCTTATAAAGGGGTATACCACTCCTTAAATAACATAGAATTTCACTAAGACATATTCATAGGGAGATTCGATATCTTAGCATCTTAAAATTAGTCAAAGAAGGATTATCATAATTTCTTGATAATAGCAATCCTTCCAGGATTGATATAGGATTTTTGGAACAATTTCAACATTGAATTAGCAACCAGCCAATTGCATACGAGGGTCACGATTTCATGCATGagaaaaattttcataaataagcATCCAAACTAAGGGAAGTAACTCCGGGAAGTAAAACGAGAAGTAAGATTAGAAAGGTAAGCCTAGAGAGGTAAGCTTAGAGAAGTACACTTCTGAATAGTAAATTTCAAATAGTTAAACCGAGTAGTAAATTCAGCAAAGAAAAtcagtaaatttaaatttctttgcactcgtaagtatatatatactttcggCCATGCAATAACTTTTCAAATATTGTGGTCACGTATGCTTCAGGCATAAGCTAACTTCTCAAATACTTCAAGCATGAGCTAACTTCTTAGATGCTTCAAGCATAAGCTAACTCCACATacatgaatatattttcatgcattacTCAAACATTATAATGACACCAATCATTTTTTTCATCGATGCCTCATCATTTCGTTATCATCATTTATTACAGTATTTGCTTCAAGCAAACTAGAACCAACAAGATGAGCTGAGACTCATTCTTCGATAACAAAATGCTTTGGTGCGTGGCATGTAGGGACCAATGCCCTTCTGGCTAGAATTTTGCCTCAATAAGTATGGTCGTCATTGATTACCTTGATCACTTTGCTTCTTATTTTTGAGCTCGAAACTCATACCACACCAGTTATAACCTCGACCTCAACCTCTTATAAAGTTGCTCGATTGGGCAACATTATGTGCTTCAGGCACTAGTGAAAAACCAATCAGACATGCATTTTGATTCTTCATCAACAACTAGTTATGTTTCTTAGCCACAATGAGTGCTAAAATTAGCTTAGAATGCTTCATAATTTGTTGTCTTGTACTGCTGCTAGAGTACAAGGTTACTCGCATGAAAAGTATACatagtattttcaaataagTATTTATCTGAAACTTCCTGTTTGCAGAGTTTTAGTTGCGAAACTATTTTATGCAGAGCTAAATTATAGTCAATTACTGACTTATAATCTTAAAACTCGAGATTAAAAGCTAGTCAAATTGTGCCTAAGGAAGGACAATTGATGACTATTGGTCGAAATGGTCCTTCAGGGACTTCCaatcaaatactcatttttaaggTCGCGGTTCAAGTGGTGACGTATGAAAATGAGAGCTTTTACCTTCTGGGTATCAGTGTTCTGTGACTTAGCAACAAAAGCTTGTCTCAATTCCTTAGATGCCAAATGTATTCAATATCTAGAGCCCAAGTTTAATAATTGCTTCTACcaaaatagagtttaataaaACCACATTTGGCAATGGAGGACACAATGGATGAATACATGTAACTCTACGAAGCAATGTGTGACAACAATGGGAAAAACCACTATTTTGAATACATGTTCAAACAATGGATGAATAAACACCATTTTACAAAAATATGCGTATATGTATCTTAGTATTCTGATGCAAATATAGAAATCCGATACAAACataataagaataaattatGCATTCGATATCCAAAGTCATAGAACATACatggatacatatacatacaatttaGTATATAACTACATGTATTTACCATTTTCAAGCATCATGCAACGGTTCATGTAGAGCTTAATTCATATCCATGATTCACGAGGATAAATCAAgagaatttatatttacaaacccATGTATTTACCCCAAAACTTTAACCATAGTTTGATGAGAGGTTCATATACACACAAGTAGTTAACAAACATGGAGTATTATCACACTAATTATCATAAGCACACATATACagataataaaaacaaaagggaGAATACTCATTTCGCAGAAACAAGGATTGGAGGTTCCAATTCATATTGGAAGGCACTATGCACAAACAAAGTCATagatttcataataaaatgCACAAGATAAGATAGCAAGCATACCGTTCACAGAAAATCAAGATAGAgactcgtgctgataacgtgttgtaatttggcttatcaattagctcagttctcgcgtggtgattgcccggtaattgattaggattatatatatatgataatgtagtgtagataaggcaaaggagaagaagaagaacaagaacacaAGATCACCAAAGCTCAAAAACCACATTTTTTTCATCcatcaacatgtatatatatacaatagtacAACTCTTCATTTCTCAACATAATGAGGGAGTTGGAAAGTGGCAAATGAAAAGTCTCAAAATAATGGCcattagtaatatatttataacaaatttaatgattttaatctaTAATCTCAACAATCCAATTAAGctttaaaaaacacaaaataatgtATACACTAACCGTCTAACCCCAACAAGGATGcacaaaataatgtatatatatatatagatttaggatcatatgagattaCCAGATaagattgtgagatcaaatcttgtgcatcaatgtaataattttaatggtctagattgattaagattctaagttgaagtgtgtgcgaatggtACGGTGATTAACTTTGTGCGAAAGGTGATTAACTGTGTGCAAACagagtgtgtgtgtcaatcaatctagaccattaaaatttattagattgatgcacaagatttgatctcacaatattttaatggtctagattgattgatgCACCCActccattcgcacacatttaatcaccgttcgcacggTCGCCGGCCGAACGCCACAGTAAACGATTGCCAGTCATTGATTTTTTGATTTGGTTGCCAAATTTTGGTTGGATGTTCACCAGAGGTTCGCCGGAGTTTGCCGGAACTCTCgttgacctgcaattacaggtcataAATAAGTTAGAGAGCTTGTTTACtcaaaaataacaagtttgagggcctaattggaactttttgaagttgaaatACCTAATTGCATAAATTAGTTTGAGCGTCTATTTAACCCTTATcccttttttatatattaaaactcTCAATAATTATGGTGTGTTTAGAAAgcagaaaaatgatttctggaaaatgagtcactttctagaaatcattttcctttcttctgtTTGACTGCAGAGCAGAAAACTGTGATtgtgtatttggttcattttctagaaaataacaATATCTCAAAAAACATAAcgaaaaaatacataaaaaaaaatctccaaatttgGGGAACCAGTCTACCCTCTAGTTTCGAGAACCGGTGGGTAGACTGGTTTCGCAAACTAGTCCGACGGGACTGGTTTCGCAACCCAGTTCCGATTGGTTTTGCTTAGAAattgcgaaaaaaaaaaaaaaaaaaagaaaaagaagaaacataCCTTGATGGCTTGATGATAGGAAGATGACAAtagcaagaagaagaagaaaaagaacaatTGGAAGCTAAAAGCAAGGGTAGATGCTTAATGAGAGGCGGAATGCGCTATTGAAAagtttggaaaatgactttccaAAACAAGGGAAGTTATTTTCCCCCAAAAGAGgctcattttccattgactgaTATTCTATTTTCCTTTGACCATATTTTCTTTGCTCTTTCCAAAtactaaatatttgaaaaataatttccaaaaattatttttcgggtTTTCAAACGGATCCTTGATGATCCCGAGTATGCCCTATTGCCTCTTGGTCCTGATGGGATTTGCCCCTATACAGCTATACTGTTATATACTGTGTTCAGAGTATATATTCTTTATATACTCCTAAATCCCTAACACAGTCGACAAACAAGCTGGAAGCAGCGCAGTAGACAGCCAAATCTGAATCTCCGGTTTCTCCTCCGATCTCCGGCTACTCGACGAGCTCACAACCTTACCAATGGCGGACAACAAGAAGCGTCGGCGAGCAACGCACAACTCCGACGCGGACGCCGATGCGGTCCCATTCAAATCCAAGGTGAAACCCGACTCTGTTATTCTCCAAACCCTCGAAACCCTAAAGAAATCCGCGGCCGCCTCTTCATCCGCCGCGTCCTCCTCCAAGACCCTAACCCTTTCCGACCTTGACCTCTCAACCACCTGCCGCGAAGTCAGTGATCTCCCACTCTCCGCTGTCCAATCCTCCATTGAGACTCTCATTCTCAGCCTCGCCCGCTCAATTCTCTCCGGCGAAGGTTTCTCCTTCTCCGTCCCCTCCCGCTCCTCCGCTAACCAGCTCTACATCCCCGAATTGGACCGCATCGTCCTCAAGGACAAGACATCCCTCCGCCCCTTCGCCAACGTCTCCACCGTCCGTAAAACCACCATCACCACCCGTATCCTCCAGCTAGTCCACCAGCTCTGCTTGAAGAACATCCACGTTACCAAGCGTGACCTTTTCTACACCGATGTGAAACTCTTCCAGGACCAGACTCAATCCGACACCGTATTAGACGATGTCTCGTGTATTCTGGGCTGTACTAGGTCTAGCCTCAATGTGATTGCTGCTGAGAAAGGGGTTGTTGTGGGCAGGCTTATATTCAGTGATAATGGCGATATGATTGATTGCACTAAGATGGGGATGGGTGGAAAGGCCATTCCCCCGAATATTGATCGAGTTGGGGATATGCAGAGTGATGCATTGTTCATCCTGTTGGTTGAGAAGGATGCTGCTTATATTAGACTGGCAGAGGACCGGTTTTACAATCGATTTCCATGTATAATTGTGACTGCTAAGGGGCAGCCAGATGTGGCTACAAGGTTGTTCTTGAGGAAAATGAAGATGGAGTTGAATTTGCCGGTGTTGGCTTTGGTGGATAGTGATCCTTATGGGTTGAAGATTCTGTCTGTGTATGGGTGCGGGTCGAAGAACATGTCGTATGACAGTGCAAACTTGACAACCCCGGATATAAAGTGGCTGGGGATTCGGCCTAGCGACTTGGACAAGTATAACATACCTGAGCAGTGCAGGTTGCCAATGACGGAGCAGGATATTAAGACCGGGAAGGATCTGTTGGAAGAGgattttgtgaagaagaatCCCGGGTGGGTTGAGGAGTTGAATTTGATGGTGAAAACCAAACAGAAGGCTGAGATTCAGGCGCTGAGCTCCTTCGGGTTTCAGTATCTGTCTGAGGTGTATTTGCCATTGAAGCTGCAGCAGA encodes:
- the LOC116030286 gene encoding DNA topoisomerase 6 subunit A codes for the protein MADNKKRRRATHNSDADADAVPFKSKVKPDSVILQTLETLKKSAAASSSAASSSKTLTLSDLDLSTTCREVSDLPLSAVQSSIETLILSLARSILSGEGFSFSVPSRSSANQLYIPELDRIVLKDKTSLRPFANVSTVRKTTITTRILQLVHQLCLKNIHVTKRDLFYTDVKLFQDQTQSDTVLDDVSCILGCTRSSLNVIAAEKGVVVGRLIFSDNGDMIDCTKMGMGGKAIPPNIDRVGDMQSDALFILLVEKDAAYIRLAEDRFYNRFPCIIVTAKGQPDVATRLFLRKMKMELNLPVLALVDSDPYGLKILSVYGCGSKNMSYDSANLTTPDIKWLGIRPSDLDKYNIPEQCRLPMTEQDIKTGKDLLEEDFVKKNPGWVEELNLMVKTKQKAEIQALSSFGFQYLSEVYLPLKLQQKDWL